The Syntrophales bacterium genome includes a window with the following:
- a CDS encoding secondary thiamine-phosphate synthase enzyme YjbQ: protein MMQFTVRTNSRFEMLDITGQVRGFLKESGIKNGICHVFIPHTTAAVTINENADPDVPRDIIMGLDRLVPLNGNYRHREGNAAAHIKSSLLGVSETILVENGALILGTWQSIFFYEFDGPRSRKVFVKLIPTE from the coding sequence ATGATGCAGTTCACTGTGAGGACGAATTCAAGATTTGAAATGCTCGATATTACCGGACAGGTGAGGGGCTTTTTAAAGGAGAGTGGGATTAAAAACGGGATTTGCCACGTTTTTATCCCCCATACCACTGCCGCTGTTACGATTAACGAAAACGCCGATCCGGATGTGCCCAGAGACATCATTATGGGGCTCGATCGGCTCGTCCCCCTCAACGGCAACTACCGGCACAGGGAAGGGAACGCTGCCGCGCACATAAAATCTTCTCTTCTCGGTGTATCAGAAACTATCCTTGTAGAAAACGGTGCTCTTATCCTCGGCACATGGCAGTCTATTTTCTTCTATGAATTTGATGGCCCGAGGAGCAGAAAGGTATTTGTCAAGCTGATTCCAACAGAATAG